The genome window CTTTTGCTGTCACACTTAAAGGCCAGAATTGACTTGTTATGTTGTCCTTTTCCGGTGGAATCTGATAAGACACAGCTCCTCTATTTTCAGTTTAATGGAGTCTTTAAGAACATCACAACAGTTCTGCGGACACATCTGTCTGTTTGTCCATTACCAGCAATACAAAGACTCGGGCATTTCACCTAAGAaaggcaagaagaagaagaagaagaagaagaagaagaagaagaagaagaagaagaagaagaagaagaagaaatcattaACATCTTAGATGAATCGATGGTCGATTGTTGGCGAGCCTTTGCAGTGGTGGTACGGACCTGACAGTCCACCTTCATAATTGTGATCCGAGAGTAGTTAGTTTCAGGTATGTTCTCTGCAATGTAAGCCTCAGTGCTGGGCAGGTGAGAGGGAAGCCGATCCACAATGAATGCTTTGACCTGACTTCTCTATCCAACACATACCATCTTCCGTTCATTCACCGTTCAACAACCGTGCAAGACATTTGATTGGCGACACATGACGAGAACGAGCCGATTCATCGTTGACTCGAGGTCAAACAGTGAAGTCGAGTCCACTTCCTTTAGTCATGAGACAAAATGAAGTGAGCTGTTCGCATTGGCTACTATGAACTAATACAACAGTGTCTTACTACTCTTCTGTATTGGAATGCGTAATATGGAGGAGCGTAAACAAGAACTAAGACAACAGCTACACACAAGCTCGGACGTGTAATGGTGGTGCTTCTTCCCATGCAATCGGTCATGTCGCGTTCCTACAGCCTCGCCATGGCTAGTACTTGCTCTTGGACCTCGGAGTGGCGGGTGGTGTTCCCGTAGCCGGATGCTGCCTGAGGCAGTTTGCAGAGCGGCGCCGCGGCGCCCCCTTGTGGGCCGCGAGCAGCCTTCCTTAGCAAGAACTTTTGGATCTTTCCCGTGGAGGTCTTGGGCAGCTCCTCCATGAACACCACCTTCTTGGGGACCATGAACCGGGGCATGCTGTTGCGACAGTAGGAGATGATGTCCTCCTCGTTGATGCTCCCTTCCTGGGTTTCCTTTTTTACCTTGAGGAATGCGCAGGGAGTCTCGCCCCAGTGGGGGTGCGGCATCGCCACCACCGCGGCCTCCAGCACCATCGGGTGCCGGTACAGCACCGCCTCCACCTCCAGGCTGCTGATGTTCTCGCCGCCGGATATGATGATGTCCTTCGCCCGGTCCTTGATCTCCACGTACCCGTCCGGGTGGACGACCCCGAGGTCGCCGGTGAGGAACCAGCCGTCCTTGAACGCGGCCGCGGTGTCGTCGGGGTTCTTGTAGTAGCCCTTCATGATGCTGCTACCTCGTAGGACGATCTGGCCCAGGGACTCCCCGTCGCGCGGCACGCTCGACATGGTGTCGGTGTCCTTGACGTCGGCGTCGGCGAGGGTTAGCACGCTGATCCCCTGCCGGGCCTTGAGCCGGGCTTGCTCCTCCATCGGCAGGCGGTTCCACTGTTGGCGCCACTCGCATACCAGCGCCGGCCCGGTGGCCTCCGTGAGGCCGTATGCGTGGGTGACGTGGAAGCCCAACCGCTGGATCTTCTCGAGGAGCGTAGCCGGTGGCGGCGCGCCGCCGGTGAGCACCTGGACCGGCGAGGCGATGGGTCGCCGGTCGGCGGGCCCGGCCTCGAGGAGGATGCTGAACACGGTCGGGGCGCAGCACATGTGGGTCACCCGGTGGTCAGCGATGGCGCGGTACATGTCACGGGCGGTGGGGGCCCTGATGCAGATGTTGGTGCCGCCGCGCGCCGCCAAGCCCCAGGTGAAGGTCCAGCCGTTGCAGTGGAACATGGGAAGGGACCAGAGGTAGACCGGCTCGTTGTCGACCCCCCACTGCAGGAGGAGGCTGAGGGTGCTCAGGTAGGCGCCGCGGTGGCTGTAGACCACACCCTTGGGCGCTGACGTCGTCCCGGAAGTGTAGTTGAGCGCGATGGCGTCCCACTCGTCGAGAACCGGGCAAGGATGGCGCGTGGGATCGCCGCGGGCGATCAGCTGCTCGTACTCGAGCTCCCCGAGCCGAACGCCCGTTGGAGCATCGACGTCGTCGATGACGACGACCAGAGGCAGCTGCAGGCCGTCGCCGAGGAGGCGATCGAACGCTTGGACGGCGAGTCGGACGTACTGGTAGTCCACGAAGAACACCTTGGCCTCCGAGTGCTTGAGGATATTGGCCACGTTCCCGGCGTCGAGGCGGGTGTTTATGGTGTTGAGCACAGCCCCCGCCATGGGCACCCCAAAGTGCATCTCATAAAGCGCCGGCACGTTTGGCGCGAGCACCGACACCTGCCGCCATGACATCGAAGCATTAGCTGTCACCGTAAACACTGGGCAGGAAGACAGAGTAAACTCATCGGTACTCACCACATCGTTCTTGGACACGTTGAGGGAGCGGAGGGACGAAGCAAGGCGAAGGCAGCGTTCATGGGTCTGCTTCCACGTGAAGCGGGTCTGCCCGTATACGATCGACGTGCGGTCGGAGTACACGACGGCAGCCCTCGACAGGAAGGTGGTGGGGGTGAGAGGGACATAGTTAGCTGGGCACTTAAGCAGTCGGTCCATGGATGGATGCCTTCTTGCGTGCTCTCCCAGAGATGGCGCGCGCGTGGAGAGGAGACGAGAGGAGACTCGGGAGAAGGGATGCAGGGCACAGGCAAGGCATGGGGCGGGGTTTTATAGGGAGGGCGAGGGCGTGTAGCATGGGCAGCCATGTGAGTCATGAAGCGGGTTTGGTTGGAGAAGAGGACGGAAGTTGCAAATGAAGTGCAAGGTTTGAACATTGACTTTTGACCTCCCCCATCCCCTGTTTTCAAATGAGCCATTGGGGAagaccacagagagagagagagagagagagagagagagagagagagaggctttagCGTCTCCTCCCCTGCCCTGCATCGCCTCTGCCTGGGCATCGATCGAGTgaccaacgtttaggatcgtgcaGCAAATCCTTTGCACGGTGGCATGCTCTGGGCTCGGATTCAAGGTGTCCTCTGTCTCAGTACATCAGGGGATGATgaagatgacgacgacgacgacggctcAGATTCAAGAAAACGATCTGTCGCCGTTTCCTCGAGGCGTCACTCACGTCCTCCAACTTGCGGTTCGAGAGGCGTAGAATACACTGTGCAGTTTATGAGAAGAAGCCCTTTGGCATGCACGAAGACGTTGTCACCTGCGTGTGCATATTTTCTCCATGAATATTCACACAATTGCATCCTAACTATTCACATAAACATGTACGATACATTATTAGCAGGGAAGCTTCTTTTGGGTGGCGATGAACATTTTGTTGGCAGGCTTTGTTCTCCGGGATTCTTCTTCCATCTTGGACTGTGGACTCATAAGAAGACCTAAAGCACGAGTTGGGACTGTGCCTTTTAGGTAGGTTTGCAGGACTGTGTTTGGCATCGTCTATCTTTGTTTACCCACCATTCAAATCCTCCTCAGCATCTGTAGAAACCACTGTTTGGAAGGTCAAAGTAAAGGAAAATTCTGCCCACATTCACTAGAATCAGCGGGTGATTGATCGATCGAACCGATACATCAATCGATGGAACCGTAGGtacaataatttatttatttatttttttaataataaaatataatttctatGTGATGATAGATagaaatatatagatatataataatattataaagaaatattttttatagtGTAGTGAAAACGAACGATAGGGATAGAACTGATAGAGGATGAGAGAGTGATGAATAATAataggtttatatatatatatatatatataatcttacaatgaaaagtaactttagataataaataaaaaaaaataacaatattATTAATTTGAATTAATAATATTGAGTCTATCTGCTTGATGTAGATAACCATTTCATCATAGATTGTAAATGCATTATGCAAGAACAACCCTCAAGCAGAAGAACACCCTCTCACAAGACAGTTTCATATAGTAATTAATCTTCAGCATTCGATATCTTTTGCAGAGACAAATAATCCTTCATGAATACCTTACTCAACTGCGAAGCTAATTCATCTCTGTGATGCCGTTCATTCCTTGTGCTCAATCTGTTTGCAGAAATCCAGATTCAGTGGGATCATTCTTGGCTATTTATTTCATGCCCAGTGCAGGAAAGGGAGATTTCATGTCAACCCTGTTTCACATGAGATGAGATCTTACAGGACCTTTTGGATTAACCAGtgaaaagtcaagatcataaacATGCTTGGCAAGAGTTTTGATGCAGCAGAGTACTAACTGTTACTGTTATTGAAGAGCTTTCTGCATTTTATCTTCACTACCACTGGGCCTTGACCATATTACACGCATGCAAAACAGAGCTTGCATATAAGAAACTATCGAAATTGAAAAGTCAGCTATTCAAATGCATTTCTTATATCAAGTTGTCAAGAACTCTAAATCGTACAAGAAAATGTGTAATATGAGATGTCAGATATTCAAATGCTTATCACATATCAAATGGTCATAAGAAGTTTGACTTTTTAAAAGAAATTCTGTACAAGAGGAGTACAAGTCACCACAACCTAAAAACTTAAGCTCATCAAGTTGTGAATCAAtactttatttttatgtttagaAAAAGTAAAGGACTGATGCCAAGATGAtgcaattgaaaaaaaaatattacatgatcCACCACTGCTCAGGAAATTCTAACACTCTATTCATGCTTTTGGAGACACCGAGCTATTTCCATGGATAATTAATAGGAACTATCCTATGTGTACTCATCACATTGATATAATTTAAACAGGTCCTGTTGAAATGGTAAAAGTCGCAACTTCATGCGATCATCTCCTATTTCAAAGGTGTAGGTAATCTATTTGGACCGAGTATATCTTCCATGCAAGACTAAAATTTTTCATTTGCTTAGATAAAAGGAGAATGTCCTCAAGCTCAACACACCAGGTTTATTAGAACATCTTGCAGTTCACAACTCGATAAAGATGGAAAAATTTGCATACAAATATTAACTACC of Musa acuminata AAA Group cultivar baxijiao chromosome BXJ1-7, Cavendish_Baxijiao_AAA, whole genome shotgun sequence contains these proteins:
- the LOC103990681 gene encoding trans-cinnamate:CoA ligase, peroxisomal-like translates to MDRLLKCPANYVPLTPTTFLSRAAVVYSDRTSIVYGQTRFTWKQTHERCLRLASSLRSLNVSKNDVVSVLAPNVPALYEMHFGVPMAGAVLNTINTRLDAGNVANILKHSEAKVFFVDYQYVRLAVQAFDRLLGDGLQLPLVVVIDDVDAPTGVRLGELEYEQLIARGDPTRHPCPVLDEWDAIALNYTSGTTSAPKGVVYSHRGAYLSTLSLLLQWGVDNEPVYLWSLPMFHCNGWTFTWGLAARGGTNICIRAPTARDMYRAIADHRVTHMCCAPTVFSILLEAGPADRRPIASPVQVLTGGAPPPATLLEKIQRLGFHVTHAYGLTEATGPALVCEWRQQWNRLPMEEQARLKARQGISVLTLADADVKDTDTMSSVPRDGESLGQIVLRGSSIMKGYYKNPDDTAAAFKDGWFLTGDLGVVHPDGYVEIKDRAKDIIISGGENISSLEVEAVLYRHPMVLEAAVVAMPHPHWGETPCAFLKVKKETQEGSINEEDIISYCRNSMPRFMVPKKVVFMEELPKTSTGKIQKFLLRKAARGPQGGAAAPLCKLPQAASGYGNTTRHSEVQEQVLAMARL